The following nucleotide sequence is from Thunnus albacares chromosome 15, fThuAlb1.1, whole genome shotgun sequence.
AACTCCTCACTCACTCCGAATACAGCCGTCCGAACAGAGTGCCTTTCAACTCGCAGGGCTCCAACCCCGTCAAGGTCTCCTTCGTGAACGTCAACGACCAGTCGGGCAACGGCGACAGGATCTGTTTCAATGTGGGCCGTGAACTCTACTTCTACATCTACAAAGGCGTTAGAAAGGTAGCGAGCTAACGCGGCTAATGTCAACGGAAATTCGTGATACTACAAGCTAACATAAAGTACACCAAtgctgtgtgtgctgctgttttgAGGCGCTTGTTCGCTTTATTAAATAACTGTGGCAgctgctttgactttgaaataaGCAGACAGCTAAGTTAGCTTGGAGCTAGCCAACGCAACTGGCTAACGTTAGCGAGCCAGAAGCTACTCCCGAGGCCAGCGGCTAAATTCCGTCCCCCAGTCCGtcactttgttttagttttgctgAATGGTACGATTAGTGAGGTTGGGTAGCGATCACCAGGGTAAAATTGACGTATTGATCAGATGGAAGTTGTCAGTTGCTGTAACGGTAATAGTTTGTGATGACAGTGACAGCTCTACCTGTCGACGCCCTTTGACTGACAGGTGTCGACTGATCACAGTGTTGTCGGTTCACTGTACGGACAGATCGTTAATTAAAACTAGAAAGCTAACAGCTGCCGTCTTCTTTTTATGTAATGCCACTCTGCTCTTAGCTTGGGGATGTGTCTGGACAAAATCTACGACCTGGTCAAACTAAGTTTTGATAGTTGTAATACTAGCTGTTGATTAGTcatgtcagttttatttttatagcgCTTTTCATATACAATGGCAGTTCAATAtgcataaatcagcataaaagcAATTGATCAACAGGATAAAATAGTTTAAAGCAAGGTTTAAAActacagaaatacaacaaataacatGGGCACCaaatcaagcacacacacataacaataataataataataataataataataataatgataataataataatactaataggaaggaaaaaaaagataaaaagttgaaaaacagTTGTCCAACCACAAACACTCAGGTTAGAAATTGGCTAGCCGCAAGcctgaaaaaacagaaaggttttaagttttcttttaaacatggaAACAGTAGTGACTGATCTCTGGTCATCTGGTAGTTTGTTCCAGAGAGCAGGACTGAAAGCTCCCTCTGAAGACCTGGATCTTATTCTGGGTACAATTAGACGACAATTACCAGATGACCTGATGGGTCTGGTTGGACTGTAGTCAGTGAGCAGTTCAGTGAGATGCTGGGTAGCCAAACCGTTAAGTTCTTTATAGACCAATAGCAGCATTTTGAAGTTGATTCTGTGCTATGCTGTCAGAATAATGTCAATAAACATGTTAGAACTTATTTAGGTAAACCATCTAGGATATTTGTCTCAGTAGGTGCCATCACTGCACagtatattttcatattctgcATATATGTTCTgccacaaataaataatttaattcttAAATAACTGATGGTACATTTTTCTTGAGAAACTAAAGGAGGAGAGTGGGTGGGGACCCTCTCGCTTCCTAATGCTGGTGTCATTGAGCAGTATCAGGACACGAGCTCAGCTGCATGCAACATTTTGAGTAATTATAACTcagtaatatatattttgtcaCTACATTTCGTGGTTTCAGCTAACAGCTGACTTCACATCACAGTTTGACATGAATCATCTGACTGCTAACTCGAAGCAGTCCTATTAATATACTCACTGAGACATGTGCATGTCATGCGTGTCATTCCAATGTACACCAGCTACAGACTTGCTACTGCCAGAAATTAGAGCAATTCTAGAGTTTAAATGTCTGTAGTAAAAGGACAAAAGATGAAGTTTTAAGAGATGATTTCTCTGAGGTTTTGTTGGAACAGGTACGTGGCTACaggtttaaaacaaaaatagtaaGGCTGTCCTGTGCGTTAAAGCCAACTGTTTACACAAATCCAGCAGCTCAAGAGAGTTTATCACTCAAACATATATCAGTACATAAAAGTTTATCACTTAAAAGAATATCAGCCATCAAAACGGTGCTTAATACATGCATGCTGTAGCGAGGACTAAGACCTATAGTATGTTTTTGGAAAGTTTGACTGGACTCTTACactatgtttacattttgtctaTCTGAGGCATTAAGAGGAGACATTCAGTGACACATCTAACAGTAGTGGAGGAACTACTGAGTCATCATCTTACACTCAAAGAATTTTCCATTCCAACAGAAGTGTAAACTATAAATCATTAACAAATGGACCTTGTTATACTGGTTATCTACAGTATCTGCCCTGGGTGTCTTGTTCAGAGCAGAACATTACTGTTTTCCTtacactaaaaacaaacatcatacAGTATGATGGTTAGCAACTGCCattgttttaaagtcttttattACAAAGAAAAGGTACTCCTACACATGAGTTCttccttgttttttcctcattccTCATTTCCTGACTGTCGGCTATATGATATTTTGGTAAAATGTGGCTTGCTAAAGGTCGTACACTATTCTTGCAAGGTCTGTTGTCATTACTTGTACACTTAGTTGCAAGACACTTGCCCAGCTTGAGGTTCTTATTCCTAATCAGATGAATTAATTAACCGTCCCTTCTGCTCCTCTAAATtcagtgttgatgtgttttgagATGAAACGCAGGGAAAaacaatataactacacacaccaCTCACATGATTTATTACTGACAATTTAATCAACTATAGCCTTTGTCAAGTGCAAAAACGTATTTAAATATGTAAAGGTCACTGCTCTCTTTGCAAATTCACTCACTTCATGTGTGttaatgctctctctctcttcaggcTGCTGACCTGAGCAAGCCTATAGACAAGCGCATCTACAAGGGAACGCAGCCCACCTGTCATGACTTCAACCACCTCACGGCTACAGCAGAGAGTGTGTCCTTGCTGGTGGGTTTCTCAGCAGGACAAGTACAGCTCATTGACCCAATCAAGAAGGAGACAAGCAAGCTCTTCAATGAGGAGGTAGGTCTCTGAAAGTTGGAGGGTAGATCACTGAGAGTTACTGTATGTGCGCtgtgtttttcacaagttttacCTGCTGGCCAGTGGAGCAACATATGAAGAGGgagcagatttttcttttcactgaaatttttactaaaatgattattgtaGAACTTTTCAGACAGACATCTGTGTAGTTTTTTGTGCCATTGCAGAAgaaacagtatttatttttgttggaTCCAATCCCACAGGCCTAAATGATACTATGGAGAGCTGTTAATTAATCTACAATTCACGACAGATTGCGTTGTATTAAAATTCTCCCTCATATGAGGTCTACAATACTATTTCACTATTTCTCTTAAActgtaatgtgttatttttatatgtattcaTGTAGTAAACTCTTCAACCTTCTTATGGAGAGGATTTATAAcatgtgaatgaaaaaaaaagtctgtgttCAAAGGATTTTCCatagat
It contains:
- the wdr20a gene encoding WD repeat-containing protein 20 isoform X2 translates to MLISKMAAEGGGKEMNEIKTQFTTREGVYKLLTHSEYSRPNRVPFNSQGSNPVKVSFVNVNDQSGNGDRICFNVGRELYFYIYKGVRKAADLSKPIDKRIYKGTQPTCHDFNHLTATAESVSLLVGFSAGQVQLIDPIKKETSKLFNEEGLLSSQNQASSPSGTVV